A genomic stretch from Argiope bruennichi chromosome 2, qqArgBrue1.1, whole genome shotgun sequence includes:
- the LOC129962052 gene encoding putative RNA-binding protein Luc7-like 2: MSAQEQMRRMLDELMGTRRNGEDNRPEKLHYSSSRVCKSFLLNCCPHEILAATRGDMGQCKKVHDVALRADYENSSKRYEYAFQKEALQHLKSFVAESERRTQFAKVKLAETQELLSTEEAARLQKIRQFDEKINSLTIQAEQLGSSGDVDGFLKMMETVEDLQKQKKAAEEEHRNATPASISQQQKLRVCEVCTSYLGVHDNDRRLADHFNGKLHLGFITIREKLKELEELVEDHHIKKLVSSEFDKNKPSKRTHSHSPEHSKHRHKHRRSRSRSEERKHKHKSSKHESHHKHKHRHHKKDSKSSPEKEPKNE, encoded by the exons ATGTCAGCCCAAGAACAAATGCGTCGGATGTTAGATGAGTTAATGGGAACTCGTCGAAATG GAGAAGATAATAGGCCAGAAAAACTTCATTATTCCAGTTCTCGTGTATGTAAAAGTTTCCTGTTAAATTGCTGCCCACATGAAATTTTAGCTGCAACA CGAGGTGATATGGGACAATGCAAAAAAGTGCATGATGTTGCATTAAGAGCAGATTATGagaattcttctaaaagatatgaatatgcttttcaaaaagaa GCTCTTCAGCATTTGAAAAGCTTTGTTGCTGAAAGTGAAAGGCGAACTCAGTTTGCTAAAGTGAAGCTTGCAGAAACACAAGAATTGCTGAGTACTGAAGAAGCTGCAAGA TTGCAAAAAATTCGTCAATTTGATGAGAAAATCAATTCTTTAACAATTCAAGCTGAACAGCTTGGTTCCTCTGGAGATGTTGatggatttttgaaaatgatgGAAACAGTTGAGGATTTGCAAAAGCAGAAAAAAGCAGCTGaa GAAGAACATAGAAATGCTACACCAGCTTCAATTAGTCAACAGCAAAAACTTAGGGTGTGTGAAGTTTGTACATCATATCTGGGTGTTCATGATAATGACAGAAGATTGGCAGATCATTTCAATGGCAAACTTCATTTGGGTTTTATAACCATTCGGGAAAAACTAAAAGAATTAGAG GAATTAGTGGAAGATCATCACATTAAAAAACTAGTCTCaagtgaatttgataaaaataaaccaaGTAAAAGAACCCACAGTCACAGTCCTGAGCATTCAAAACATCGTCACAAGCATCGCAG ATCACGTTCTAGGtcagaagaaagaaaacataAGCATAAATCATCGAAACATGAATCTCATCACAAGCATAAGCATAGACATCATAAAAAAGATAGTAAGTCTTCACCTGAAAAAGAGCCAAAAAATGAATGA